A genomic region of Friedmanniella luteola contains the following coding sequences:
- a CDS encoding alpha/beta hydrolase gives MTVRTVARALGAVTALSAAAALLRTGVRRYRLVSTVPAELRHPMLYLPVTFGPPVLWLVRRATPRPAALAEGTTAVRRTVPGRDGHPPVDVWVYEAAGRRRPSGVLLWVHGGGFVLGDPVSYHDVCSRYARELGVAVVSVDYRLAPEHPFPAGLEDCYTALRWLQTSAAELGVDPTRIAVGGDSAGGGLAATLAQLALDRAEVAVCFQLLVYPMLDDRTVLRDDDGTGRLVWTPTSNRFGWTSYLGHPPAAEEDRPYAAGARRVDLRGLPPAWIGVGDVDLFHAEDVAYAARLRAAGVPCELHVAPGLYHGADGFREARAEVARDFRRRTVDALRPAIGSSTPG, from the coding sequence ATGACCGTCCGCACCGTGGCCCGGGCGCTCGGCGCCGTCACCGCCCTCAGCGCCGCCGCCGCCCTGCTCCGGACGGGGGTCCGGCGGTACCGGCTGGTGTCGACCGTGCCCGCCGAGCTGAGGCACCCGATGCTCTACCTGCCCGTCACCTTCGGCCCCCCGGTGCTCTGGCTCGTGCGCCGGGCCACCCCGCGACCGGCCGCCCTGGCCGAGGGCACGACGGCGGTCCGCCGGACGGTGCCGGGCCGCGACGGGCACCCGCCGGTCGACGTGTGGGTGTACGAGGCTGCCGGTCGCCGACGACCGTCCGGGGTCCTGCTCTGGGTCCACGGCGGGGGCTTCGTCCTCGGTGACCCCGTCAGCTACCACGACGTCTGCAGCCGGTACGCCCGCGAGCTCGGGGTCGCGGTGGTCAGCGTCGACTACCGGCTGGCCCCGGAGCACCCCTTCCCGGCCGGGCTGGAGGACTGCTACACCGCGCTGCGCTGGCTGCAGACGTCCGCTGCGGAGCTCGGCGTGGACCCGACCCGGATCGCCGTCGGCGGGGACAGCGCCGGCGGGGGCCTGGCCGCCACCCTGGCCCAGCTGGCGCTCGACCGGGCCGAGGTCGCCGTCTGCTTCCAGCTGCTGGTCTACCCGATGCTCGACGACCGGACGGTGCTCCGGGACGACGACGGCACGGGCCGGCTGGTCTGGACGCCGACGTCCAACCGCTTCGGCTGGACGTCCTACCTGGGCCACCCGCCGGCCGCCGAGGAGGACCGGCCCTACGCCGCCGGCGCCCGGCGCGTCGACCTGCGCGGTCTGCCGCCCGCCTGGATCGGCGTCGGCGACGTCGACCTGTTCCACGCCGAGGACGTGGCCTACGCGGCGCGGCTGCGGGCGGCCGGCGTGCCGTGCGAGCTGCACGTGGCGCCGGGGCTCTACCACGGCGCCGACGGGTTCCGCGAGGCCCGGGCGGAGGTGGCGCGCGACTTCCGGCGGCGCACCGTCGACGCCCTGCGCCCGGCCATCGGGTCGTCCACGCCCGGCTGA
- a CDS encoding phytanoyl-CoA dioxygenase family protein, translating to MTAVLSAPGAVVETYQREGVVLVPGVLSAEEVAGVREAFTAHIEADVSLGFDDGLPEGDILRRYPRVIHPHRRTELEVGRLARRLMTDPRIIGVVEQLVGPALGAQSMFYFKPPGARGQALHQDNLFLQAHPETCIAAWIAVDDCDGENGGLVVIPGSHTIQILCPEDADPEESFTGNTVPVPEGAVRLQTEMRAGDVLFFHGSLVHGSRPNTTADRFRRSLIFHYVPRASVEVARFYLPLLAPDGSEVLMAEAADGGPCGEGWSSEGH from the coding sequence ATGACCGCAGTGCTCAGCGCCCCCGGCGCCGTCGTCGAGACCTACCAGCGCGAGGGCGTCGTGCTCGTCCCCGGGGTGCTGTCCGCCGAGGAGGTGGCCGGGGTCCGGGAGGCCTTCACCGCCCACATCGAGGCCGACGTGTCGCTCGGCTTCGACGACGGACTGCCCGAGGGCGACATCCTGCGCCGGTACCCGCGGGTCATCCACCCGCACCGGCGGACCGAGCTGGAGGTGGGGCGGCTCGCCCGCCGGCTGATGACGGACCCGCGGATCATCGGGGTCGTCGAGCAGCTCGTCGGGCCGGCCCTGGGAGCGCAGTCGATGTTCTACTTCAAGCCGCCCGGCGCCCGCGGCCAGGCGCTGCACCAGGACAACCTGTTCCTGCAGGCGCACCCCGAGACCTGCATCGCCGCCTGGATCGCCGTCGACGACTGCGACGGCGAGAACGGCGGCCTGGTCGTCATCCCCGGCTCGCACACGATCCAGATCCTCTGCCCCGAGGACGCCGACCCCGAGGAGTCCTTCACCGGGAACACCGTCCCCGTGCCCGAGGGTGCCGTCCGGCTGCAGACCGAGATGCGGGCCGGGGACGTGCTGTTCTTCCACGGCAGCCTGGTGCACGGCTCCCGGCCGAACACCACCGCCGACCGGTTCCGCCGCTCGCTGATCTTCCACTACGTCCCGCGGGCCAGCGTCGAGGTCGCCCGCTTCTACCTGCCGCTGCTGGCCCCCGACGGCAGCGAGGTCTTGATGGCCGAGGCCGCCGATGGCGGCCCGTGCGGCGAGGGCTGGTCGTCCGAGGGTCACTGA
- a CDS encoding helix-turn-helix domain-containing protein — translation MPTETATPTVPRVLTGSFAEGPSYVTWRSRGTTDWLVVHTTGGRGRFGAVDGRSLVVGRGDLVLLRPGVRHDYGTAAGADGWELQWAHVHPRPDWAPLLDWPEALPGVRHLHLAGEVHARVRESFARATALGQGGLAQAELFALNALETALLWAATQVPGTSTLDPRLISVLEDVGARLAEPLTVAGLARRAGLSPSRLTHLFSEQLGVPPMRFVERQRMQAARQLLELTSRPVAEVARAVGYDDPLYFSTRFRRHTGCSPTAHRARSTGALPSS, via the coding sequence GTGCCCACCGAGACCGCGACGCCGACCGTTCCCCGGGTGCTGACCGGCTCCTTCGCCGAGGGGCCGTCCTACGTCACCTGGCGCAGCCGCGGCACCACCGACTGGCTGGTGGTGCACACGACCGGGGGGCGGGGCCGCTTCGGTGCCGTCGACGGCCGCTCGCTGGTGGTGGGGCGCGGCGACCTGGTGCTGCTGCGGCCGGGGGTCCGGCACGACTACGGGACCGCCGCCGGCGCCGACGGCTGGGAGCTGCAGTGGGCCCACGTGCACCCGCGGCCGGACTGGGCGCCGCTGCTGGACTGGCCGGAGGCCCTGCCCGGCGTCCGGCACCTCCACCTGGCCGGCGAGGTGCACGCGCGGGTGCGGGAGTCCTTCGCCCGGGCGACGGCGCTCGGGCAGGGCGGGCTGGCCCAGGCGGAGCTGTTCGCGCTGAACGCGCTGGAGACGGCGCTGCTGTGGGCCGCCACCCAGGTGCCCGGCACCAGCACGCTCGACCCGCGGTTGATCAGCGTGCTCGAGGACGTGGGTGCGCGGCTGGCCGAACCGCTCACCGTGGCCGGGCTCGCGCGCCGGGCCGGGCTCTCACCCTCGCGGCTCACCCACCTGTTCAGCGAGCAGCTCGGGGTGCCGCCCATGCGGTTCGTCGAGCGGCAGCGCATGCAGGCCGCCCGGCAGCTGCTGGAGCTGACGTCGCGGCCGGTCGCGGAGGTGGCCCGGGCGGTCGGCTACGACGACCCGCTCTACTTCTCCACCCGCTTCCGCCGGCACACCGGCTGCTCCCCGACGGCGCACCGTGCGCGGTCCACCGGCGCGCTGCCGTCGAGCTGA
- a CDS encoding AEC family transporter codes for MQDVLAGFATIAVVIAVGFLLAHTRVLDVDSQGMLARLAFYVASPALMVTVLGRTDVSQLFSANLVASLGGVLVTATVAVLLARLVWRRTASDTVIATFSASYVNAGNLGLPIAAYVLGDVSLIAPMLLAQLMVLQPLGLAVLDSTVHVAVPGQTRGRRLLGRLGQPLRNPLMLGSLAGLLLSVTGLTLPRVVLDPLTLIGGMAVPAMLIAYGISLRLGPRPGAGEPAGQIGTIVALKLLLQPTVAFLLGRFAVGLEGLDLLAVTVVAALPTAQNVFTHAVRYRRAEILARDSIFISTLLSVPVLVVIAGVLGQPPATGGPP; via the coding sequence GTGCAGGACGTCCTGGCGGGCTTCGCCACGATCGCGGTCGTGATCGCGGTCGGCTTCCTGCTCGCCCACACCCGGGTGCTGGACGTCGACAGCCAGGGCATGCTCGCGCGGCTGGCCTTCTACGTGGCCAGCCCGGCGCTGATGGTGACGGTGCTGGGCCGCACCGACGTCTCCCAGCTCTTCTCGGCCAACCTGGTGGCGTCCCTGGGCGGCGTGCTGGTGACCGCGACCGTCGCCGTGCTGCTGGCCCGGCTGGTCTGGCGGCGGACGGCGAGCGACACCGTGATCGCCACGTTCAGCGCCTCCTACGTGAACGCCGGCAACCTCGGCCTGCCGATCGCCGCCTACGTGCTGGGCGACGTCTCGCTGATCGCCCCGATGCTGCTCGCCCAGCTGATGGTGCTGCAGCCGCTGGGCCTGGCGGTGCTGGACTCGACGGTGCACGTGGCCGTCCCCGGCCAGACCCGCGGCCGCCGGCTGCTGGGTCGGCTGGGCCAGCCGTTGCGCAACCCGCTGATGCTCGGGTCGCTGGCGGGGCTGCTGCTGTCGGTGACCGGGCTCACGCTGCCGCGGGTCGTGCTGGACCCCCTCACCCTGATCGGTGGCATGGCGGTGCCCGCCATGCTCATCGCCTACGGCATCTCGTTGCGCTTGGGCCCGCGGCCGGGGGCGGGGGAGCCCGCCGGCCAGATCGGCACGATCGTGGCGCTCAAGCTGCTGCTGCAGCCCACCGTCGCCTTCCTGCTGGGCCGGTTCGCCGTCGGACTGGAGGGCCTCGACCTGCTGGCGGTGACGGTGGTGGCCGCGCTGCCGACGGCGCAGAACGTGTTCACCCACGCCGTCCGCTACCGCCGGGCGGAGATCCTGGCCCGCGACTCCATCTTCATCTCCACCCTGCTCTCGGTGCCGGTGCTCGTGGTCATCGCGGGCGTCCTGGGCCAGCCGCCGGCCACCGGCGGCCCTCCGTAG
- a CDS encoding TIGR03618 family F420-dependent PPOX class oxidoreductase, producing MPDTPMTPRVLDLLRRPNPAVMATLAADGRPVTVATWYLLEDDGQVLLGLDATRARIKHLRRDPRVSLTVLAADDWYTHVSLQGRVGPITEDVGLAEIDKLATHYLGSPYADRESPRVATRLQVERWHAWGSLRAEQQG from the coding sequence ATGCCCGACACCCCGATGACCCCGCGCGTGCTCGACCTGCTGCGCCGTCCCAACCCGGCCGTCATGGCCACCCTGGCCGCCGACGGCCGGCCCGTCACCGTGGCCACCTGGTACCTGCTCGAGGACGACGGCCAGGTGCTGCTCGGCCTGGACGCCACCCGGGCCCGGATCAAGCACCTGCGACGCGACCCCCGCGTCTCCCTGACGGTGCTGGCCGCCGACGACTGGTACACCCACGTCAGCCTGCAGGGACGGGTCGGGCCCATCACCGAGGACGTCGGGCTGGCCGAGATCGACAAGCTCGCGACGCACTACCTCGGCTCCCCGTACGCGGACCGGGAGAGCCCGCGGGTCGCGACCCGCCTGCAGGTCGAGCGCTGGCACGCCTGGGGCTCGCTCCGCGCGGAGCAGCAGGGCTGA
- the phoA gene encoding alkaline phosphatase: protein MKFPSRRLGRTAIAVAAAGGLMFCAGVSYAGYSSENLSVKGGANRVQGDRSEVVKRAIDKGRAQNVILLIGDGMGDSEITSARNYAYGAAGSFPGIDALPLTGSYTTYSLTKEGRPDYVPDSAATGSAWATGTKTYDNAISVDIRGKAQPTLLELAKAKGLKTGDVTTSEIQDATPAVQVAHISARSCYGPVATAKTCPEALKENGGRGSITEQLLDTRPDVTLGGGAKTFAETATAGRYAGQTLLAQAKSRGYQVVGDRDSLAKVTKADQSKPVLGLFGEGNLPVRYVGPKATRTGGTTPAARCTPNPERPATQPRLATMTRKAISLLDNDKGFFLQVEGASIDKQDHAANACGQIGETIDLDEAVQVALAFAKADGNTSVFVTADHGHTSQIVEAGENTPGLTSTLLTHDNAPMTISYGTAEEGGSQQHTGTQVRIAGYGPKAANIVGLTDQTDLNTTIASALKLPSRLPRR, encoded by the coding sequence ATGAAGTTTCCCTCCCGTCGCCTCGGCCGCACGGCGATCGCCGTCGCCGCTGCCGGTGGCCTGATGTTCTGCGCCGGGGTGTCCTACGCCGGCTACAGCAGCGAGAACCTGAGCGTCAAGGGTGGTGCGAACCGGGTCCAGGGTGACCGGTCCGAGGTCGTCAAGCGGGCCATCGACAAGGGCCGGGCCCAGAACGTCATCCTGCTGATCGGTGACGGCATGGGTGACTCCGAGATCACCTCCGCCCGCAACTACGCCTACGGCGCCGCGGGTTCGTTCCCCGGCATCGACGCGCTGCCGCTGACCGGGTCGTACACGACCTACTCCCTCACCAAGGAGGGCCGTCCGGACTACGTGCCGGACTCCGCCGCGACCGGCTCCGCCTGGGCGACCGGCACCAAGACCTACGACAACGCGATCTCGGTCGACATCCGCGGCAAGGCCCAGCCGACGCTCCTCGAGCTGGCCAAGGCCAAGGGCCTCAAGACCGGCGACGTCACCACCTCCGAGATCCAGGACGCGACCCCCGCCGTCCAGGTCGCGCACATCTCGGCGCGCTCCTGCTACGGCCCGGTCGCCACCGCCAAGACGTGCCCCGAGGCGCTGAAGGAGAACGGCGGCCGCGGCTCGATCACCGAGCAGTTGCTGGACACCCGTCCCGACGTCACCCTCGGTGGCGGCGCCAAGACCTTCGCCGAGACCGCGACGGCCGGCCGCTACGCGGGCCAGACGCTGCTCGCCCAGGCCAAGAGCCGCGGCTACCAGGTCGTCGGTGACCGGGACTCGCTGGCCAAGGTCACCAAGGCCGACCAGAGCAAGCCCGTGCTGGGTCTGTTCGGGGAGGGCAACCTGCCTGTCCGCTACGTCGGCCCCAAGGCGACGCGCACCGGTGGCACCACCCCGGCCGCCCGCTGCACGCCGAACCCGGAGCGGCCCGCCACCCAGCCCCGGCTGGCGACGATGACCCGCAAGGCCATCTCCCTGCTGGACAACGACAAGGGCTTCTTCCTGCAGGTGGAGGGCGCGAGCATCGACAAGCAGGACCACGCGGCCAACGCCTGCGGGCAGATCGGCGAGACGATCGACCTCGACGAGGCCGTGCAGGTGGCCCTCGCCTTCGCCAAGGCGGACGGCAACACGTCGGTCTTCGTGACCGCCGACCACGGCCACACCAGCCAGATCGTCGAGGCGGGGGAGAACACCCCGGGTCTCACCTCGACCCTGCTGACCCACGACAACGCCCCGATGACGATCTCCTACGGCACCGCGGAGGAGGGTGGCTCGCAGCAGCACACCGGGACCCAGGTGCGGATCGCGGGCTACGGCCCCAAGGCGGCCAACATCGTCGGGCTGACCGACCAGACCGACCTGAACACCACCATCGCGTCGGCGCTCAAACTGCCGTCGCGGCTGCCGCGCCGCTGA
- a CDS encoding DinB family protein, which yields MDTATTRWTQATVHPDLWVDEGDDPRETGVTGADERSVLADYLRRYRLTLEMKCADLDAEQLARRSVPPSTLSLLGLVRHMADVERSWFRRTLAGQDVAPLYWTDDSRDEDFDGARPDDAVVREAWAAWRTEVAFAEEFLAGSPDLGATAEHHGKPLPYRDVLVHMVEEYARHCGHADLLRECIDGRVGQ from the coding sequence ATGGACACCGCGACGACCCGCTGGACCCAGGCGACCGTGCACCCCGACCTGTGGGTCGACGAGGGGGACGACCCCCGCGAGACCGGCGTGACCGGCGCCGACGAGCGGAGCGTGCTCGCGGACTACCTGCGGCGCTACCGGCTCACGCTGGAGATGAAGTGCGCCGACCTCGACGCCGAGCAGCTGGCGCGGCGGTCGGTTCCCCCGTCGACGCTGTCGCTGCTGGGGCTGGTGCGGCACATGGCGGACGTCGAGCGCAGCTGGTTCCGCCGCACCCTGGCCGGGCAGGACGTCGCGCCGCTGTACTGGACGGACGACTCCCGCGACGAGGACTTCGACGGCGCCCGGCCCGACGACGCGGTGGTGCGGGAGGCCTGGGCGGCCTGGCGGACCGAGGTGGCGTTCGCCGAGGAGTTCCTCGCCGGGTCACCCGACCTCGGCGCCACGGCGGAGCACCACGGCAAGCCGCTGCCCTACCGCGACGTCCTCGTGCACATGGTCGAGGAGTACGCCCGGCACTGCGGGCACGCCGACCTGCTGCGGGAGTGCATCGACGGCCGGGTCGGGCAGTAG